A region of Fimbriimonadaceae bacterium DNA encodes the following proteins:
- the tolB_4 gene encoding Protein TolB yields MLSILVAPLFAYAPAGCLCCAMLPQERTPGGWPKGQPDSAPIALHSEEINFDQVRQLTFGGQNAEAYWSQDGKKIIFQSRQEGYPDEQIFTMSADGSKKTLVSTGKGRCTCGYWSPDGKKIFFSSTHTKNEGAQPPVDMSKGYVWMVNPQFSLYTANADGSDKKVVIDKNQYVAETTVSPDGKWLYFTGGFENDLEIYRAKIDGSGIERMTNEVGYDGGPFVSWDGKKIVYRRAGLASEEAKNDYLELFKQHLVRPSKLEIWIMDADGRNRRQVTSLNAASFAPFLHPDGKRIIFSSNFGDPKGREFDLFMIDTDGKNLRRITHTPEFDGFPMFSKDGKRLVWASNRNGKVRGETNIFVADWVD; encoded by the coding sequence ATGCTCTCGATTCTTGTCGCCCCGTTATTCGCCTACGCACCGGCCGGTTGCCTTTGCTGCGCGATGCTGCCGCAGGAGCGCACGCCGGGCGGATGGCCAAAGGGCCAGCCCGATTCGGCGCCAATCGCGCTGCATTCCGAGGAGATCAACTTCGATCAGGTCCGACAGCTGACATTTGGGGGCCAGAACGCCGAAGCCTATTGGAGCCAGGACGGCAAGAAGATCATCTTCCAGTCGCGACAGGAGGGCTATCCCGATGAGCAGATCTTCACGATGAGTGCGGATGGCTCCAAGAAAACGCTGGTGAGCACCGGCAAAGGCCGTTGCACCTGCGGATACTGGTCGCCAGACGGCAAGAAGATCTTCTTCAGCAGCACCCACACGAAAAACGAGGGAGCCCAGCCGCCGGTGGACATGTCCAAGGGCTACGTTTGGATGGTGAATCCGCAGTTCTCCCTCTACACCGCCAATGCCGACGGGTCGGACAAGAAGGTCGTGATCGACAAGAACCAGTACGTGGCCGAAACAACCGTCAGTCCGGACGGCAAGTGGCTTTACTTCACCGGCGGATTCGAAAACGATCTCGAGATCTACCGCGCCAAGATCGACGGCAGCGGAATCGAGCGCATGACGAACGAAGTCGGCTACGACGGCGGACCATTCGTGTCGTGGGATGGAAAGAAGATCGTCTACCGCCGCGCCGGGTTGGCATCAGAAGAGGCCAAGAACGACTATCTGGAGCTGTTCAAGCAGCATCTCGTTCGCCCGAGCAAGCTCGAAATCTGGATCATGGACGCGGACGGAAGGAACCGCCGGCAAGTGACTTCGCTGAATGCCGCGTCGTTTGCGCCGTTCCTTCACCCCGACGGCAAGCGCATTATCTTCAGCTCGAACTTTGGCGATCCGAAGGGCCGAGAGTTCGATCTGTTCATGATCGATACCGATGGCAAGAATCTCCGCCGCATCACCCACACGCCTGAGTTCGACGGCTTCCCCATGTTCTCGAAGGACGGCAAGCGCTTGGTCTGGGCATCGAACCGGAACGGCAAAGTCCGAGGAGAGACCAATATCTTCGTCGCCGACTGGGTCGACTAA
- the topA gene encoding DNA topoisomerase 1 — MPKHLVIVESPAKARTIERFLGSDYQVEASFGHVRDLPESAAEIPAEFKKEKWARLGVNTANNFEPIYIVPDDKRRHVAKLKEAAKGKEVILLATDEDREGESISWHVLEVLKPSKKVDVKRIVFHEITKEAIQEALRKPRAVDADLVKAQEARRILDRLYGYTLSPLLWTKVKRGLSAGRVQSVAVRLTVERERQRIAFRSAEYWDLEALLGAKGTEFKATLERIDGKGIASGKSFDAETGQLKDAKAILVDRQMAENLESACRSATPWTVVEVESNPGQESPPPPFMTSTLQQESNRKLRMSSKACMQIAQKLYEGVDLDGERVGLITYMRTDSLTLAERALTEAREVIQQLYGKEYLPDKPKRYTTKSKNAQEAHEAIRPTDLSRRPDDIKKFLSKEEFALYDLIWKRTIASQMLPARVLRTQAKIAVDASGKNLWFGASGKVIEFPGFLRAYVEGSDDPEAELGERETVLPPLAKGQVVDLKSVGAKEHHTRPPARYTEASLIKKLEEEGIGRPSTYASIISTIQDRGYVFKAGNELIPTFTAFAVTELLENNFGELVDLKFTARMEDELDEISNGDRDSVAYLKDFYLGQDSPGLEKMIEERKKEIPFPAISVPGQNGSPERIVVRIGKNGPFIQRGEGGTGNTASVPESIPPAELTYDRALELLSGPEALGREPSSGRCVFLKRGRFGTYLELDQTPEEREAKTAPRRAALPKDLKPEALSEEDLKLLFSLPRKFGEIDGKPLTGDIGRYGPYLKWGDEFRNVDSWRSLATMPLAEAEAIVRSPKEAKRARTPGAPKTAIKDFGVLDGLAGPVKVLNGFYGPYVTDGKINATIPKSIDPNELTADQAIELIKAKAAAPPRPKRRFAKKK, encoded by the coding sequence ATGCCCAAACACCTTGTCATCGTCGAATCGCCTGCAAAGGCTCGAACCATCGAGCGCTTTTTGGGCTCGGACTACCAGGTCGAAGCCAGCTTCGGTCACGTGCGAGACTTGCCGGAAAGTGCGGCCGAGATTCCGGCCGAGTTCAAAAAGGAGAAATGGGCGCGCCTTGGCGTCAACACCGCCAACAACTTCGAACCGATCTACATCGTGCCCGACGACAAACGACGCCACGTCGCCAAACTCAAGGAAGCGGCCAAGGGCAAAGAAGTCATCCTCCTCGCGACTGATGAAGACCGCGAAGGCGAGAGCATTAGCTGGCATGTCCTGGAGGTGCTCAAGCCTTCCAAGAAGGTCGATGTCAAGCGCATCGTCTTCCATGAGATCACGAAGGAAGCGATCCAGGAAGCGCTGAGGAAGCCCCGGGCCGTGGATGCCGATCTTGTCAAGGCGCAGGAGGCCAGGCGAATTCTCGATCGCCTCTACGGGTACACGCTATCGCCGCTCTTGTGGACCAAGGTCAAGCGTGGGCTCAGTGCGGGGCGTGTGCAGAGCGTTGCCGTCCGCCTTACCGTCGAGCGTGAGCGGCAGCGAATAGCTTTCCGGTCAGCCGAGTATTGGGACCTTGAAGCCTTGCTGGGAGCAAAAGGCACGGAGTTCAAGGCCACCCTTGAGCGCATTGATGGAAAGGGTATCGCCAGCGGCAAGAGCTTCGACGCCGAAACCGGGCAACTGAAGGACGCCAAGGCGATCCTTGTCGACCGGCAGATGGCGGAGAACCTGGAATCGGCCTGCCGTTCGGCAACGCCGTGGACGGTGGTTGAAGTCGAATCGAACCCAGGGCAGGAATCGCCGCCGCCGCCGTTCATGACTTCCACCCTCCAGCAGGAGTCCAACCGGAAGCTCCGGATGTCGTCCAAGGCGTGTATGCAGATCGCGCAGAAGCTGTACGAGGGTGTAGACCTTGATGGCGAACGCGTCGGCTTGATTACGTACATGCGAACCGACAGCCTCACGCTGGCGGAACGCGCTCTCACCGAGGCCCGCGAGGTCATCCAGCAGCTATACGGCAAGGAATACCTGCCCGATAAGCCGAAGCGATACACCACCAAATCGAAGAACGCGCAGGAGGCGCACGAAGCCATCCGGCCAACCGATCTTTCCCGGCGACCGGACGATATCAAGAAGTTTCTCTCCAAAGAGGAGTTCGCACTCTACGACCTGATCTGGAAGCGCACGATCGCCAGCCAGATGCTGCCGGCAAGGGTTTTGAGAACGCAGGCGAAGATCGCGGTCGATGCAAGCGGCAAGAACCTCTGGTTCGGAGCATCGGGGAAGGTCATCGAATTTCCCGGGTTTCTGAGAGCCTACGTCGAGGGGAGTGACGATCCCGAGGCCGAGCTTGGCGAGCGCGAGACCGTCCTGCCTCCGCTGGCAAAGGGGCAGGTTGTCGACTTGAAGTCCGTCGGGGCGAAGGAGCACCACACCCGGCCACCTGCACGCTACACCGAAGCATCGCTGATCAAGAAGCTGGAGGAAGAGGGCATCGGGCGGCCCAGCACCTATGCTTCGATCATCTCCACGATTCAGGACCGCGGGTACGTTTTCAAGGCGGGCAATGAGCTCATTCCGACCTTTACCGCCTTTGCCGTGACCGAGCTTCTTGAGAACAACTTCGGGGAGCTCGTCGACCTGAAGTTCACGGCCCGAATGGAAGACGAGCTGGATGAGATTTCCAATGGCGACCGCGATAGCGTCGCGTACTTGAAGGATTTCTATCTGGGTCAGGATTCCCCCGGTCTCGAAAAGATGATCGAAGAGCGGAAGAAGGAGATTCCATTTCCGGCTATTTCGGTTCCGGGGCAGAACGGCTCGCCGGAACGAATCGTCGTCCGGATTGGGAAGAATGGCCCCTTTATTCAGCGTGGGGAAGGCGGCACCGGCAACACCGCTTCGGTTCCAGAATCGATACCGCCGGCCGAGCTCACCTACGACCGCGCCCTGGAATTGCTGAGTGGCCCCGAGGCGCTTGGTCGCGAGCCCTCGTCTGGGCGTTGCGTGTTCCTTAAGCGCGGCCGATTTGGAACGTATTTGGAACTGGACCAGACTCCAGAAGAACGGGAAGCAAAGACGGCGCCGAGACGAGCTGCTCTGCCAAAGGACCTCAAGCCGGAGGCGCTCTCCGAGGAGGATCTGAAACTGCTCTTTTCGCTGCCGAGGAAATTCGGTGAGATCGACGGCAAGCCATTGACCGGCGACATCGGTCGCTATGGCCCTTACTTGAAATGGGGCGACGAATTCCGAAACGTCGATAGCTGGCGATCGCTGGCGACCATGCCCTTGGCCGAGGCGGAGGCAATCGTAAGGTCGCCAAAGGAAGCCAAGCGGGCCCGTACACCTGGGGCGCCCAAGACCGCGATCAAGGACTTCGGCGTTCTCGATGGTCTGGCCGGGCCGGTCAAGGTCTTAAATGGCTTTTACGGACCCTATGTCACCGATGGCAAGATCAATGCGACCATTCCCAAGTCGATCGATCCCAACGAGCTAACCGCGGATCAGGCCATCGAACTCATCAAGGCAAAGGCTGCCGCCCCCCCGCGGCCAAAGCGCCGTTTTGCCAAGAAGAAGTGA
- the fliC_1 gene encoding Flagellin, protein MNALRNLGMTGLEYGKSVTRLSTGLRINSAADDPAGLIGSETFRAQITGIDQALKNSQDAVNYAKTAEGAMDEMNKLLRDARALAVQSANSATLTEAQKQANQNQLNSIVASITRISQNTSFGGKKLLDGSAGTYAASISAANVSSMSFSGIFNGNSISQASTVTVDMTTAATRASVTGTRLFTNATDTVQAGSFTINGVTFSTASSDTILDVVARINNSSDQTGVTATWTAGGSGVVLRNKNYGSDAKVELIDSNAILRTAAGAQSSTGVDAIADVVINTSSGLVTVSFNAGKGLTLRDKYGNTVQLTENGNLDTTAGGAAWGQVYVGSSNFQIGGNAGETTQLSLSNMAASNLGTGVVSGKNLSNLDLTTASGATDALSVIDKAINDVSESRGRIGNFSRNVVESNIRSLAVSRENLSATESSIRDVDVAEEMTNFTKIQILQQSGMAILAQANSAPQSVLSLLRG, encoded by the coding sequence ATGAATGCCCTGCGCAACCTGGGCATGACCGGATTGGAGTACGGCAAGTCCGTCACTCGGCTCTCGACCGGTCTTCGCATCAACTCGGCTGCCGACGATCCCGCCGGACTGATCGGATCTGAGACTTTCCGAGCTCAGATCACGGGTATCGACCAGGCGTTGAAAAACAGCCAGGACGCTGTCAACTACGCCAAGACGGCCGAAGGTGCGATGGACGAGATGAACAAGCTGCTGCGTGATGCGAGGGCGCTGGCGGTTCAGTCCGCCAACTCGGCCACCCTGACCGAAGCCCAGAAGCAAGCCAACCAGAACCAACTGAACTCGATCGTCGCATCGATCACGAGAATTTCCCAGAACACGTCGTTCGGCGGCAAGAAGCTGCTCGACGGCTCGGCCGGAACTTACGCGGCGTCGATCAGCGCTGCCAACGTGTCCTCGATGTCGTTCAGCGGCATTTTCAACGGCAACTCGATTTCTCAGGCCAGCACGGTTACTGTCGATATGACGACGGCAGCCACCCGCGCCAGTGTGACCGGCACCCGGCTCTTCACCAATGCCACGGACACCGTTCAGGCCGGCTCGTTCACCATCAACGGCGTCACCTTCTCAACGGCCTCGAGCGACACGATTCTCGACGTCGTCGCCCGCATCAACAACTCAAGCGATCAGACCGGCGTCACCGCCACCTGGACGGCCGGTGGTAGCGGCGTGGTGCTTCGCAACAAGAACTACGGCTCGGATGCAAAGGTCGAGCTGATCGACTCCAATGCCATCCTTCGAACCGCTGCGGGCGCCCAGTCGAGCACGGGCGTGGATGCGATTGCCGATGTGGTCATCAACACGTCCAGCGGCTTGGTCACCGTGAGCTTTAACGCGGGCAAGGGACTGACACTTCGCGACAAGTACGGCAACACCGTCCAGCTCACTGAGAACGGCAACCTCGACACGACCGCCGGCGGCGCCGCCTGGGGTCAGGTCTACGTCGGTTCGTCGAACTTCCAGATCGGCGGCAATGCGGGCGAGACGACGCAGCTGTCTCTTTCCAACATGGCAGCTTCCAACCTTGGCACCGGCGTGGTCTCCGGCAAGAACCTCAGCAACCTCGACCTGACCACCGCAAGTGGCGCGACCGACGCCCTGAGTGTGATCGACAAGGCGATCAACGACGTTTCCGAGTCGCGCGGTCGTATCGGCAACTTCAGCCGCAACGTCGTCGAGTCGAACATCCGGTCCCTGGCCGTTTCACGGGAAAACCTCTCGGCAACCGAGTCGTCGATCCGAGACGTGGACGTCGCCGAGGAAATGACCAACTTCACGAAGATTCAGATTCTGCAGCAGAGCGGCATGGCGATCCTCGCCCAGGCCAACTCGGCTCCGCAGAGTGTGCTTTCCCTTCTCAGGGGATAA